One window of the Pseudomonas lurida genome contains the following:
- a CDS encoding transporter substrate-binding domain-containing protein — protein MKKLLLPLFAVALLAGCDKKAEEPTKPAAAAVSYIDKIKARDKLIVGVFTDKPPFGFVNEAGRYVGFDTDIGRQFAKDLLGDENKVEFVAVEPASRIPFLQSDKVDLILANMTVTPERKEAVDFTNPNLKVAVQALVPKDSAVKSLDDLATRTTIVTTGTTADIWLTKNHPDWKLLKFEKNSESLQALSAGRGDAYAQDNLVLFSWAKQNPGYRVLEEKLGDEAPIAPAVKKGNIELRDWVNAELAKLGEEKFLLKLYDQYVRKELSDDTKPESVIVEGGKWQG, from the coding sequence ATGAAAAAGTTACTGCTGCCACTGTTTGCCGTCGCGTTACTGGCCGGCTGCGACAAAAAGGCCGAAGAGCCCACCAAACCGGCGGCTGCCGCCGTGAGCTACATCGACAAGATCAAGGCGCGGGACAAGCTGATTGTCGGCGTCTTCACCGACAAGCCGCCGTTCGGCTTCGTCAACGAAGCCGGCCGCTATGTCGGCTTCGATACCGACATCGGCCGCCAATTCGCCAAGGACCTGCTGGGTGATGAAAACAAGGTGGAGTTTGTCGCCGTCGAGCCGGCCAGCCGTATTCCTTTCCTGCAAAGCGACAAGGTCGACTTGATCCTCGCCAACATGACCGTGACCCCGGAGCGCAAGGAAGCGGTGGACTTCACCAACCCCAACCTGAAAGTCGCGGTACAGGCCCTGGTGCCAAAGGACAGCGCAGTGAAAAGCCTGGATGACCTGGCTACCCGCACCACCATCGTGACCACCGGCACCACGGCCGACATCTGGCTGACCAAGAACCACCCGGACTGGAAACTGCTCAAGTTCGAGAAAAACTCCGAGTCGCTGCAAGCGCTGTCGGCCGGGCGTGGCGATGCTTATGCCCAGGACAACCTGGTGCTGTTCAGCTGGGCCAAGCAGAATCCCGGTTACCGTGTGCTGGAAGAGAAGCTCGGTGATGAAGCGCCGATTGCGCCCGCTGTGAAGAAGGGCAACATCGAACTGCGCGACTGGGTGAATGCCGAGTTGGCGAAGTTGGGTGAGGAGAAATTCTTGCTCAAGCTGTACGACCAATATGTGCGTAAGGAATTGAGCGACGATACGAAGCCTGAGAGTGTGATTGTTGAAGGCGGTAAGTGGCAGGGCTGA
- a CDS encoding AAA family ATPase: MLKTLAVANYRSINKLVVPLDRLNLVTGPNGSGKSNLYRALRLLAETAQGGVINALAREGGLDSTFWAGPETISRRMHNGEVPVEPIVRQGAKRLRLGFAGEDFSYAISLGLPEKTLSYFALDPEVKKECIWAGHVYRPASLLVQRSGPMVRARDGRNWDVLAQHTPNYHSLFDQVGSLRGSPEVLLLRESIRGWRFYDHFRSDVDAPVRQPQLGTRTPVLHHDGRDLAAALQTIREIGDPEALQRAVSDAFPGARLNIEPLQGGRFAIEFYQEGLLRPLSAAELSDGTLRYLLLIAALLTPRPPTMMVLNEPETSLHPDLLPALARLIIQASQQCQVWVVSHASRLIAALQQDEGCNSIVLEKVLGETRIVGQGILDAPAWHWPQ; encoded by the coding sequence ATGCTCAAGACCCTCGCGGTAGCCAATTACCGCTCGATCAACAAATTGGTAGTGCCCCTGGACCGGCTGAACCTGGTCACCGGCCCCAACGGCAGCGGCAAGTCCAACTTGTACCGCGCCCTGCGCCTGCTGGCGGAAACCGCACAGGGCGGGGTGATCAATGCGCTGGCCCGTGAAGGTGGACTGGACTCGACCTTCTGGGCCGGGCCGGAGACCATCAGCCGGCGCATGCACAACGGTGAGGTGCCGGTGGAGCCCATCGTCCGCCAGGGTGCCAAACGCCTGCGCCTGGGCTTTGCCGGCGAAGACTTCAGCTACGCCATCTCCCTGGGGCTGCCGGAAAAAACGCTGTCCTATTTCGCCCTCGACCCGGAGGTGAAGAAGGAATGCATCTGGGCCGGCCATGTCTACCGCCCGGCCAGCCTGCTGGTGCAGCGCTCAGGGCCTATGGTGCGTGCGCGCGACGGTCGGAACTGGGACGTCCTCGCCCAGCACACACCCAACTACCACAGCCTGTTTGACCAGGTCGGCAGCCTGCGCGGCTCGCCGGAGGTGTTGCTGCTGCGCGAAAGCATTCGCGGCTGGCGCTTTTACGATCACTTTCGCAGTGACGTGGATGCACCGGTACGCCAGCCACAATTAGGCACGCGCACACCCGTGCTGCACCACGATGGCCGCGACCTGGCGGCAGCGTTGCAGACGATCCGGGAGATTGGTGACCCCGAGGCGTTGCAACGGGCGGTCAGCGATGCATTCCCCGGCGCGCGCTTGAACATTGAGCCGTTGCAGGGCGGACGCTTTGCAATTGAGTTCTATCAGGAGGGCTTGCTGCGGCCGCTGTCAGCGGCAGAGTTGTCCGACGGCACCTTGCGCTACCTACTGCTGATCGCAGCGCTGCTCACACCGCGGCCGCCGACCATGATGGTGCTGAACGAGCCGGAGACCAGCTTGCACCCGGACCTGCTGCCGGCATTGGCGCGCCTGATCATCCAGGCATCCCAGCAGTGCCAGGTATGGGTGGTGTCCCATGCCAGCCGCCTGATCGCGGCGTTGCAGCAGGATGAAGGGTGTAATTCGATTGTGCTGGAGAAAGTATTGGGGGAAACCCGCATCGTCGGCCAGGGCATCCTGGACGCGCCGGCCTGGCATTGGCCGCAATAG
- a CDS encoding DUF2197 domain-containing protein, which yields MAKKRLNPRPIHGYLCRRCSRRTLPRR from the coding sequence GTGGCGAAGAAAAGGCTGAACCCAAGGCCCATTCACGGGTATTTGTGCAGACGGTGCAGCCGGCGGACTTTGCCGCGGCGGTGA